In the genome of Pseudoliparis swirei isolate HS2019 ecotype Mariana Trench chromosome 3, NWPU_hadal_v1, whole genome shotgun sequence, one region contains:
- the snrnp35 gene encoding U11/U12 small nuclear ribonucleoprotein 35 kDa protein yields the protein MADWSPIAKVYDPLKAGSIDGTDVEPHDRAVWRAMGARYKPNKGVVGDPHLTLFVFRLNPLTTEEKLHQVFSKYGDVQRLRLVRDIVTGFSKGYAFVEYKEERSVLRARRDANKLLVDQHEVVVDFEQQRALQGWLPRRLGGGQGGKKESGQLRFGGRDRPFRKPINLGLGPMPDRGGGGGREWDRPGTRDREDRDRHREADWGSRGRRDDRDRDREREDRRQGDRSRQRDRR from the coding sequence ATGGCGGACTGGAGTCCGATCGCGAAGGTGTACGACCCGCTGAAAGCTGGCAGCATCGACGGCACGGACGTGGAGCCCCACGACCGGGCCGTGTGGAGGGCGATGGGCGCCCGCTATAAACCCAACAAAGGCGTCGTTGGAGACCCGCATCTCACCCTGTTCGTGTTTCGACTGAACCCCCTGACGACGGAAGAGAAGCTGCACCAAGTGTTCTCCAAGTACGGAGACGTCCAGAGGCTCCGGCTGGTCCGGGACATCGTCACGGGCTTCTCCAAAGGGTACGCCTTCGTCGAGTACAAGGAGGAGCGCTCCGTGCTCCGGGCCCGCCGCGACGCCAACAAGCTGCTGGTCGACCAGCACGAAGTGGTCGTGGACTTCGAACAACAGAGGGCCCTTCAAGGCTGGCTCCCCCGGCGGCTCGGCGGCGGGCAGGGAGGGAAGAAAGAGTCCGGGCAGCTGCGGTTCGGCGGCAGGGACAGGCCGTTCCGGAAGCCCATTAACCTCGGGCTGGGTCCGATGCCGGACCGGGGcggaggcggagggagggagtgggATCGGCCAGGGACGAGGGACCGGGAGGACCGGGACCGACACAGAGAGGCAGACTGGGGCAGCAGAGGGAGGCGAGATGACCGGGACCGGGACAGAGAGCGGGAGGACCGCAGACAGGGAGACCGGAGCAGGCAGCGGGACCGGAGGTGA
- the si:dkeyp-69c1.9 gene encoding uncharacterized protein si:dkeyp-69c1.9 → MFIKNDNLQKPRRHLEFFLPSRPYRGEPPTVAGFLLYPDAPAKMETTSREAFCLKQLSQRDRGKGDLHVNPNTRQEFHLCPPTSSRKAGRGNGSKDCEPGEDEQEGNNDRTKEQDAEEMQSQYQKDFPPPSCCRGRRTPAPPQADNIGINPAFRIDFSTVQRETFPGWPAVNPSCAARLRRLHPDNQKRNK, encoded by the exons ATGTTTATCAAAAATGACAACCTCCAAAAGCCCCGGCGCCACCTTGAGTTCTTTCTGCCGAGTCGGCCCTACAGGGGGGAGCCGCCGACAGTGGCAG GATTTCTCCTCTACCCGGACGCTCCCGCTAAGATGGAGACCACATCACGAGAAGCGTTCTGCTTGAAACAACTCTCACAACGAGACAGAGGCAAAG GAGACCTGCATGTCAACCCGAACACACGGCAGGAATTCCATCTGTGTCCTCCCACATCCTCACGgaaagcaggaagaggaaacgGCAGCAAGGACTGTGAACCGGGGGAGGACGAGCAAGAAGGCAACAACGACCGGACAAAAGAACAAGACGCGGAAGAGATGCAGTCTCAGTATCAGAAGGATTTTCCTCCTCCGTCCTGCTGCCGCGGGAGGAGAACACCAGCCCCCCCGCAGGCAGACAACATCGGCATCAACCCGGCCTTCAG GATCGACTTCAGCACAGTGCAAAGAGAGACTTTCCCTGGTTGGCCCGCCGTGAATCCCAGTTGTGCTGCGCGGCTGAGGAGGCTTCATCCAGACAATcaaaaaaggaataaataa
- the bud13 gene encoding BUD13 homolog — MAASTSSKASELSKAEYLKRYLSADKDGKKAKGKLKKKLRKMHEKGLIIVDDDIGWKQMVIEENEEDEEEAPVITEVVDDRPDDVKQLEAFRTSDRWKVIGADEIEDVEGSDLPEPVESSGSRHDSPDASPPRRGRHDSPDASPSGRGRHDSPNLSPQRRQSGKSKEEKDSSPARRKPNKSRSPNSQRSPLAKRTQNRHDSDLDQSPPRKKTQKGGASDSDQSPPRRRPRSGKNSDEDLSPPRRPGQSQGPRMLSGGKAGLVSADVLRNEQEENRRREKNNKPLEDESRNAQTVFRDKTGKKRDLETEREEKKRKDGEKAAKAEKYAQWGRGVAQGEMHQQKLEDAVHEAQKPLARHRNDEDLDRMLREQQRDGDPMAALIRRKKERNKSQVKPRYKGPPPPPNRFNILPGYRWDGVDRSTGFEKKRYSRMADKKAVQEEAYKWSVEDM; from the exons ATGGCCGCTTCAACTAGCAGTAAAGCATCAGAACTATCTAAAGCTGAGTACTTAAAACGTTATTTATCCGCTGACAAAGATGGCAAGAAAGCGAAGGGGAAACTTAAAAAGAAACTGCGTAAAATGCACGAGAAAGG ACTCATAATAGTAGACGATGACATAGGCTGGAAACAGATGGTCATAGAGGAAAatgaagaggacgaagaggaagctCCAGTG ATTACTGAGGTGGTTGACGATCGACCCGACGACGTGAAGCAGCTGGAAGCCTTCAGAACCAGCGACAGGTGGAAAGTAATCGGAG CTGATGAAATTGAAGATGTGGAAGGCAGCGACCTTCCAGAGCCTGTGGAATCGAGCGGGAGTCGCCATGACTCTCCAGACGCATCCCCACCTCGTAGAGGTCGCCATGACTCTCCAGACGCATCCCCCTCTGGCAGAGGTCGTCATGACTCTCCAAACTTGTCGCCTCAGAGGCGACAGTCAGGGAAAAGTAAAGAGGAGAAAG ATTCATCCCCTGCCAGAAGAAAGCCCAATAAAAGTCGTTCACCTAATTCTCAACGGTCACCGCTGGCAAAGAGGACTCAGAACCGGCACGATTCAGACCTTGACCAGTCTCCTCCACGGAAAAAGACCCAAAAGGGAGGAGCTTCAGACTCCGACCAGTCTCCTCCAAGGAGGCGGCCACGAAGTGGAAAGAACTCTGATGAAGATCTGTCGCCACCGCGTAGGCCCGGCCAGTCACAG GGCCCGAGGATGCTTTCTGGTGGGAAGGCCGGTCTGGTTTCTGCAGATGTTTTAAGGAATGAACAGGAGGAGAACCGTCGCAGAGAAAAGAACAACAAGCCACTGGAAG ATGAATCCCGCAATGCCCAGACGGTGTTCCGAGACAAGACTGGTAAAAAGAGAGATTTGGAAActgagagggaagaaaagaagagaaaagatggTGAAAAAGCAGCAAAGGCTGAGAAATATGCTCAGTGGGGTAGAGG AGTGGCACAGGGCGAGATGCATCAGCAGAAACTTGAGGATGCGGTTCATGAAGCCCAGAAGCCTCTGGCACGGCACCGCAATGATGAGGATCTTGACCGCATGTTGAGAGAGCAACAAAGGGACGGCGATCCGATGGCTGCGCTGATCAGACGCAAAAAGGAACGCAATAAGTCACAAG TCAAACCTCGATATAAaggccctcccccccctccaaacCGCTTCAATATTCTACCGGGCTATCGCTGGGATGGAGTTGACAG gtcaACTGGTTTTGAAAAGAAACGCTACTCTCGAATGGCAGATAAAAAGGCCGTCCAGGAGGAGGCGTATAAATGGAGCGTGGAGGACATGTAA
- the arhgap42a gene encoding rho GTPase-activating protein 42, translating to MGLPTLEFSDSFLDSPEFRDRLQCHEIELERTNRFIKDLIKDGNMLVSALRSLSLAVQRFSQSLQEFQFECIGDAETDDEISIAQSLKEFSQLLSTMEEERKRLIQNADDVLISPLERFRKEQIGAVKEGKKQFDKETERYYSVLEKHLSLSSKKKESQLHEADSQMSKDRQVFYDASLQYVFKIQEVQERKKFEFVEPLLAFLQGLFTFYHEGYELASEFEPYKQQLQFNLQNARKNFESTRAEVERLMKRIRSAEEDFKAPSGFTMEGYLYIQEKRPLGSVWTRYYCTYEKSSKVFTMSNTEARPASRQNGVVNGAPETFKLRSCVRRKTESIDKRFCFDIEVVERHGVITLQALCEANRRLWMEAMDGKEPIYTLPSLLSKKEETFLNKAGFNFVKKCIELVETRGITTLGLYRIGGVNSKVQRLMTSVFASTAPTDMQLDADAWDNKTITSGLKNYFRCLAEPVLTYRLHKEFIKAAKYDNQKYRVRAVHALVHKLPEKNKAMLDILANHLLMVSSHSDQNLMTVSNLGMIFGPTLMRSQEETVAAMMNIKFQNIVVEIIIENHHKIFGEAPDLSAPIPQPQSSRSTPRRNKVICLSSGKRKARLYPPTLCLADNDSDTFSSSHSTTPMGSQESLSSHSSEKNGLSQTSPPSSPAAEPDPPSAAPPSPGAASSRSPSHNSSNGKDEERPADGAASSRTSSRPAAALQTSSSLLSTETSLSVAGDSAASSSPVKESRCPSAASSSTISTQHSSVERASSLREGRPLQRASSASSLKSSHSINERNASGASSSSAVTETKVTTSPSRPHRKISLTASSSSSSSSSLFPFQLSTSSSMTSLHISEDYRSCHGSVRSLMSLDPQDATRKRKPSHVRCGSDLTPKGSAAAASSNGYQRPGSVLSARLPQRESSVFSSALDVCSSGRDAKALYSCEAEHSHELSFPQGALLSNVYPSVEPGWFQATYNGRTGLVPENYITYK from the exons ATGGGTCTGCCGACGCTGGAGTTCAGCGACTCCTTCCTGGACAGCCCGGAGTTCAGGGACCGACTGCAGTGCCATGAGATCGAGCTGGAGCGCACCAACAGATTTATCAAAGACCTCATCAAAGATGGGAACATGCTCGTGTCTGCCCTGAGAA GTCTTTCTCTTGCTGTTCAACGGTTCTCTCAGTCTCTGCAGGAGTTTCAGTTTGAATGTATTGGAGATGCGGAGACCGATGATGAAATCAGTATAG CTCAGTCCTTAAAGGAGTTCTCTCAGCTCCTGAGCAccatggaagaggagagaaaacgactg ATCCAGAATGCCGACGACGTTTTGATCTCACCGCTCGAGAGATTTCGTAAGGAGCAGATTGGAGCCGTGAAG GAGGGAAAGAAGCAGTTTgacaaggagacagaaaggtaCTACTCTGTTCTCGAGAAACACCTCAGCTTGTCCTCCAAAAAGAAGGAATCACAGCTGCACGAG GCTGATTCCCAGATGAGTAAGGACAGGCAGGTCTTTTACGATGCATCGCTGCAGTATGTCTTCAAGATCCAGGAAGTGCAGGAGAGAAAGAAGTTTGAATTTGTGGAGCCG CTTCTAGCCTTCCTGCAGGGTTTGTTTACGTTCTACCACGAGGGTTACGAGCTGGCCAGTGAGTTTGAACCCTACAAGCAGCAGCTCCAGTTCAACCTGCAGAAT GCTCGCAAAAACTTTGAAAGTACGCGTGCCGAGGTCGAAAGGCTGATGAAGAGGATCCGGTCTGCAGAGGAAGACTTCAAAGCCCCCAGTGGCTTTACCATGGAGGGGTATCTGTACATACAGGAGAAAC GTCCACTGGGCAGCGTGTGGACCAGATACTACTGCACTTATGAAAAAAGCTCCAAGGTGTTCACCATGAGCAACACAGAGGCCAGACCAGCCAGCAGACAG AACGGCGTGGTGAACGGAGCACCGGAGACCTTCAAGCTGCGCTCTTGTGTCAGACGGAAGACGGAGTCCATCGACAAACGCTTCTGCTTTGACATCGAGGTGGTTGAGAG ACATGGGGTCATCACCCTGCAGGCCCTCTGCGAGGCAAACAGGCGGCTGTGGATGGAGGCGATGGATGGAAAAGAACCT ATTTACACTCTGCCGTCTTTACTCAGTAAAAAGGAGGAGA CATTTCTCAACAAAGCCGGCTTCAACTTTGTGAAGAAGTGTATTGAACTGGTTGAAACCAGAG gcattACCACCCTGGGGCTGTACAGGATTGGAGGAGTCAACTCCAAAGTGCAGCGCTTGATGACGAGTGTGTTTG CATCCACAGCTCCCACTGACATGCAGCTGGATGCAGATGCCTGGGACAACAAGACCATCACCAGCGGTCTAAAGAATTACTTCAG gtgtctgGCAGAACCGGTACTGACCTACAGACTGCATAAAGAATTCATTAAGGCCGCAA AGTACGACAACCAGAAGTATCGAGTGAGAGCGGTTCATGCTCTCGTACACAAACTgccagagaaaaacaaagcgATGTTGGACATCCTGGCCAACCACCTTCTCAT ggtgtcCTCTCACAGTGACCAGAACCTGATGACCGTGTCCAACCTGGGAATGATCTTCGGCCCCACGTTGATGAGGTCACAGGAGGAGACGGTGGCCGCCATGATGAACATCAAGTTTCAAAATATCGTGGTGGAGATCATCATTGAAAACCACCACAAG ATATTTGGCGAGGCCCCAGACCTGTCGGCGCCGATCCCTCAGCCTCAATCCTCCCGGTCGACTCCTCGGAGGAACAAGGTCATCTGTCTGTCGTCTGGCAAGAGGAAGGCCCGCCTCTACCCTCCGACTCTGTGCCTGGCCGACAACGaca gtgacACCTTCAGCAGCAGCCACAGCACGACTCCGATGGGCAGCCAAGAGTCTCTGTCCTCGCACTCCTCCGAGAAGAACGGATTGTCCCAGACGTCTCCTCCGTCCTCGCCCGCCGCCGAACCCGACCCGCCGTCCGCCGCGCCGCCGTCTCCTGGCGCGGCTTCCTCCCGCTCGCCGTCCCACAACTCCTCGAACGGGAAGGACGAGGAGCGCCCGGCGGACGGCGCGGCCTCCTCCCGGACTTCCTCCCGGCCCGCCGCCGCCCTGCAGacgtcctcctctctgctctccacggaGACGAGTCTGTCCGTCGCGGGGGACTCGGCGGCCTCCTCGTCACCCGTTAAAGAGTCGAGATGTCCTTCCGCCGCCTCCTCGTCCACTATCTCCACCCAGCACTCCTCAGTGGAGCGCGCCTCCTCTCTCCGGGAGGGTCGGCCTCTCCAGAGAGCGTCGTCCGCCTCCTCTCTGAAGAGCTCTCATTCGATCAATGAAAGAAATGCGTccggcgcctcctcctcctccgcggtcACGGAAACCAAAGTGACTACCTCTCCTTCGCGGCCGCACAGAAAAATCTCCttgaccgcctcctcctcctcttcctcctcctcgtcgttaTTCCCCTTCCAGCTTTCGACGTCTTCCTCGATGACCTCCCTGCACATTTCAGAGG ATTACAGAAGCTGCCACGGGTCGGTTCGGAGTCTCATGTCTCTGGACCCGCAAGACGCGACGCGCAAACGGAAACCGTCACACGTCCGCTGCGGCTCGGATCTGACCCCGAAGGGCTCCGCAGCCGCCGCGTCCAGCAACGGTTACCAGAGACCGGGGTCAGT ATTATCGGCCCGACTGCCGCAGCGCGAGAGTTCAGTGTTCTCCTCGGCGTTAGACGTGTGTTCTTCAGGAAG gGATGCAAAAGCTCTTTACTCCTGCGAGGCGGAGCACAGCCACGAGCTCAGCTTCCCACAGGGGGCGCTGCTCTCGAATG TGTACCCGTCGGTGGAGCCCGGCTGGTTTCAGGCCACGTACAACGGGAGAACAGGCCTCGTACCGGAGAACTACATCACGTACAAGTGA